The following proteins are encoded in a genomic region of Leptospira fainei serovar Hurstbridge str. BUT 6:
- the ftsA gene encoding cell division protein FtsA, producing the protein MEASERTIVSLDLGTSLTKVVVGRPVSEYETEIIGTGSFPSSGIKNGAIVNIEATTRSIVEAVSEAELMCGQEITSVVVNVTGKSVRADNSKGVVAITNRDRAVTEPDVVRVIEAAQAIRVPADQEIIHVLSKEFSVDDQTSIKDPIGMTGVRLEAEVHIVTAGITALHNLEKCVEAAGLVEDARVLSSLASSEAVLTSGEKDLGTAVLDIGAGICDLIIYIDGGIAYSAIIPFGGYNVTSDLSIGLKTTIETAELLKKRYGHCTLEEMDPTETVEIPPISGRPARSVLREELVNIIEPRMREIFEMVDAELVKSGKKSFLAGGAILTGGGSLLEGIESLAEDVFHLTVTRARPAGLSGLAERVSSPEFSTAVGLIKYASRLGEMEQKSQDRTESWSKKLRRWIEENL; encoded by the coding sequence ATGGAAGCTTCGGAAAGAACAATCGTATCGTTGGATTTAGGAACTTCGCTTACCAAAGTAGTTGTCGGTCGTCCTGTTTCGGAGTACGAAACCGAAATCATCGGCACCGGTTCTTTCCCGTCTTCCGGGATCAAGAACGGAGCGATCGTAAACATAGAGGCGACGACTCGTTCCATAGTGGAAGCGGTCAGCGAAGCGGAATTGATGTGCGGACAGGAAATCACATCCGTGGTAGTGAACGTCACCGGAAAGTCCGTAAGAGCGGATAATTCCAAAGGGGTCGTGGCGATCACTAATCGCGATAGAGCCGTAACGGAACCGGACGTGGTTCGAGTCATAGAAGCCGCGCAAGCGATACGAGTTCCCGCGGACCAGGAAATCATACACGTATTGTCCAAGGAATTTTCCGTGGACGATCAAACCTCCATCAAAGATCCGATCGGAATGACCGGAGTCAGACTAGAGGCGGAAGTTCACATCGTCACTGCAGGAATTACAGCCCTTCATAATTTAGAAAAGTGTGTTGAAGCTGCCGGATTAGTGGAAGATGCCCGCGTTCTTTCCAGTCTTGCGTCCTCCGAAGCAGTATTAACTTCGGGCGAAAAGGATCTGGGGACGGCGGTATTGGATATCGGAGCAGGCATTTGCGATTTGATCATTTACATAGACGGAGGAATCGCTTACTCGGCGATCATTCCGTTCGGCGGCTATAACGTAACCTCCGATCTTTCGATAGGTCTAAAAACAACCATTGAAACCGCAGAGCTATTAAAAAAACGTTATGGACACTGTACTCTCGAAGAGATGGATCCCACTGAAACCGTGGAAATCCCACCGATTAGCGGACGTCCTGCCCGATCCGTTTTACGGGAAGAATTGGTGAATATTATCGAACCACGCATGAGAGAAATATTCGAAATGGTGGATGCGGAATTGGTGAAGTCGGGAAAAAAATCATTTCTCGCAGGCGGAGCGATTCTTACGGGCGGTGGAAGTCTTCTGGAAGGAATCGAATCTTTGGCAGAAGATGTCTTTCATTTAACGGTCACTCGAGCTCGACCCGCCGGACTCTCAGGTCTTGCCGAGAGAGTTTCCTCACCCGAATTTTCCACCGCAGTGGGGCTCATTAAATATGCGTCTCGCTTAGGGGAGATGGAACAGAAATCCCAAGATCGTACCGAGTCCTGGAGCAAAAAACTCCGCAGATGGATCGAAGAGAATTTATAG
- a CDS encoding cell division protein FtsQ/DivIB: MRHNLIDFLKDSIQKRTSWWLLAFLILLISSIGWGFRKGTLPQELNKLILTGHETLKTEEIVQIMGIQPGTSFENYDLSLMESRLTSHPRIKKARLEKKSEDQLLVEITERKPVYLVNSDGHLFEIDSELKVLSKDDVRTPGLTVLSGTFPREGGFVSGAAFRDLYTSVENAFRAYPALKTRVSEVSLHEDGEIFVYTDAPIPVRVQVGTLFQIEQVRKLYAVLAYLEKEKVKPRLVDIRGEDAVYH, encoded by the coding sequence ATGAGACATAATCTAATTGACTTTCTGAAAGATTCCATTCAAAAAAGAACAAGTTGGTGGCTCCTGGCCTTTTTGATTCTGCTTATTAGCAGTATTGGATGGGGATTCAGAAAGGGGACCCTTCCCCAGGAGTTGAACAAACTTATCCTGACCGGACACGAGACGCTCAAGACGGAAGAAATCGTTCAAATCATGGGAATTCAACCGGGAACTTCTTTCGAAAATTACGACCTGAGTCTCATGGAAAGTCGCCTAACGTCTCATCCTCGAATCAAAAAAGCCAGACTTGAAAAAAAGTCGGAAGATCAACTATTGGTCGAAATTACCGAACGAAAACCGGTCTACCTAGTTAATTCGGACGGTCATCTATTCGAGATAGATTCCGAATTGAAAGTTCTATCCAAGGACGACGTGCGAACCCCCGGATTAACGGTCCTCTCGGGAACCTTTCCTCGGGAAGGCGGATTCGTGAGCGGCGCCGCGTTCAGAGATTTGTATACTTCGGTTGAGAACGCGTTTCGCGCGTACCCTGCCCTGAAAACGAGAGTCTCCGAAGTATCGCTTCATGAGGACGGGGAGATCTTCGTTTATACCGATGCCCCTATCCCGGTAAGAGTACAGGTTGGAACTCTATTCCAAATCGAACAAGTTCGTAAATTATATGCAGTCCTAGCGTATCTCGAAAAAGAAAAAGTCAAACCACGATTAGTGGATATCCGCGGAGAGGACGCGGTCTATCATTAA
- a CDS encoding MlaD family protein, protein MKFPRPSPVHLGLAFFFVFTLLLYHSVLERAGTKDIYPYTLKIYYPKSQGIRPGTSVSILGVEKGLVRDVDVVPIEEVPDKRFLDPLRKKAVEITIRLADPITLYANYNISFRTATVLSGRTIDIDPGSAERDPNMGFFKPTYREEKENAPDFAPSAKYYDDFFAASTGIIRENQNDIHVTFRNLLEVSEKLKGSKGSIPRILNDNDIHDNIAETMVDMRLFGDDTRRYTEGYRKLERSSLIPFSINLYRRTTLIGSISSDFYLNRL, encoded by the coding sequence ATGAAATTTCCGAGACCGTCTCCCGTACATTTGGGATTAGCATTCTTTTTCGTATTCACCTTGCTGCTCTATCATTCCGTTCTAGAGAGAGCCGGAACGAAAGATATCTATCCTTACACTCTCAAGATCTATTATCCAAAGTCTCAAGGAATTCGGCCGGGCACCTCCGTGAGCATTCTCGGGGTTGAAAAGGGTTTGGTTCGGGATGTGGACGTGGTTCCGATTGAAGAAGTTCCCGATAAGAGGTTTTTAGATCCTCTTCGTAAGAAAGCTGTCGAAATTACGATACGACTCGCGGACCCGATAACATTATATGCAAATTACAATATCAGTTTTCGGACGGCAACCGTTCTGTCCGGTAGGACGATCGATATCGATCCCGGCAGTGCGGAAAGGGATCCGAATATGGGATTTTTTAAGCCGACGTATAGGGAAGAAAAGGAAAATGCTCCCGATTTTGCGCCATCTGCAAAATATTACGATGATTTCTTTGCAGCTTCGACGGGAATCATTCGGGAAAATCAAAACGATATTCATGTCACATTTCGGAACTTGTTGGAAGTCTCCGAAAAACTAAAGGGTAGTAAAGGTAGTATCCCTAGAATATTAAACGATAACGATATTCACGATAATATCGCCGAGACGATGGTGGACATGCGTTTATTCGGAGACGATACCCGACGCTATACGGAAGGATATCGTAAATTGGAACGCTCGTCTCTAATTCCATTTTCAATTAACTTGTATCGTAGGACCACTCTGATCGGCAGCATATCCTCCGATTTCTATCTCAACCGACTATAG
- a CDS encoding glycosyltransferase has translation MKVAVIHDWLNGMRGGEVVLDSLLKIFPNADLFTLFYEPGKLNERIETRKITTAFTDRLPFKSRYRWYLPLFPTAIESFDLRGYDLVFSSSHCVAKGVIPDPDAIHISYVHSPMRYVWDLYYDYFPARKGLKFLAFQAVSNYLRMWDAASANRVDSFLANSAFVGRRIKKFYRRDSTIVHPPCLPEGFKVKKIQKEDFDLIVSAFAPYKRIDLAIEAYRKNGRRLKILGSGQEYKNLVKLLPPNVEILPHRPRSEVIEYLSKAKVFVFPGMEDFGIAPVEAQGYGTPVIAYGKGGALETVIGGKTGVFFKEQTVEALNSSLIESDSIEWNPKNFQTSVNRFTEEKFIIQISKAVDSINKNSSSRKGN, from the coding sequence ATGAAAGTCGCCGTCATTCATGATTGGCTAAATGGAATGCGCGGAGGGGAGGTCGTTTTAGACTCTCTTCTGAAGATATTTCCGAATGCCGACCTATTTACCCTGTTTTACGAACCGGGTAAACTCAATGAAAGAATCGAAACTCGTAAAATTACGACTGCTTTCACCGATAGACTTCCGTTTAAATCCAGGTATCGGTGGTATCTTCCTCTGTTTCCGACCGCAATAGAATCTTTTGATCTTCGCGGTTATGACTTGGTATTCTCTTCTTCGCATTGCGTGGCCAAGGGAGTGATTCCGGATCCGGATGCGATTCATATCAGTTACGTGCATTCCCCGATGCGCTATGTTTGGGATCTATATTACGATTATTTTCCCGCTCGCAAAGGACTCAAATTCTTAGCGTTCCAAGCGGTATCGAATTATCTTAGAATGTGGGACGCGGCTTCGGCAAATAGGGTGGATTCTTTCTTGGCGAATTCAGCGTTTGTCGGACGGCGAATTAAAAAATTCTATCGGCGAGATTCTACGATCGTCCATCCTCCCTGTCTTCCGGAAGGATTTAAAGTAAAGAAAATTCAAAAAGAGGACTTCGATTTGATCGTTTCCGCCTTTGCTCCTTATAAAAGGATAGATCTGGCCATCGAAGCTTACCGGAAGAACGGTCGGCGATTAAAGATTCTCGGAAGCGGCCAAGAATATAAGAATCTAGTTAAACTTCTTCCTCCGAATGTGGAAATACTTCCGCATCGTCCTCGTTCGGAAGTAATCGAGTATTTGTCTAAAGCAAAAGTCTTCGTTTTTCCAGGGATGGAAGATTTCGGGATCGCTCCTGTGGAAGCTCAAGGATATGGCACGCCTGTGATTGCATACGGCAAAGGCGGCGCCTTGGAAACCGTAATTGGCGGGAAAACCGGGGTATTTTTTAAAGAACAGACGGTGGAAGCGCTAAATTCCTCCTTGATCGAATCGGATTCTATCGAATGGAACCCGAAAAATTTTCAAACCTCCGTGAATCGATTTACGGAGGAAAAATTCATTATCCAAATTTCGAAGGCGGTCGATTCTATAAACAAGAACTCCAGCTCGAGGAAGGGCAATTGA